CTTTACATCAatgtttctttcttatatttgaaTACAAAATAGAGACTACAACAGTATTATTTCTACACAGATGAAATTGTTTCTTACCATATTACTAAAAGTAAATCCTGACAATTTATCTGCTGCATGAACACTCCAAACATCAGCAAGGATAGTATTTGGTCCTTTGGCATCAGCTCTAACCATATCAAAACAGGAATTTTCTGGCCGAATTTCTGTATCTGTAAACACTTCCAATGGCCATTCAAAGTCTTGATAGGTGTTAAAGTCACCAAGAAGTACTACATTTTCAAGTTCTTTTTCTGTTGGTATACAAAACACGATAAATATAAATTACAGAGTATTAAATTGATAGACAGGCAAAATTCCATTCTTGCAATCTACACCTATTTCAaaaaattactgatatttttttgttttttgttcttactGTGCACACAAGGATAGGGGATACATATGTTGGTTTAACTAACTGCAGTAGAGGACCAAATTTGACagatggcaaagtcaacctcaattcttgaactcagaacatccaAGAGCAAAACTTCTACAAGACATTTAGTTAGAACTCTACCATTTTTGTTACTCCACCTTATTTCAGAACAGAAATCACACATTAGGTATTGTTTAATTATCGAAGCTTCCATATAATGGTTTTTTGTAGAttcaatgaaagataaaaatgagCAAAATTTATTGTTAGGGATCCTAACTAGCTGTGAGAAAGTTGAGTATAATCTTTGAAGTTAACCCTGATGAAATATACTGGAGTCCAGTCCTGGTCAAATAGACTTATGATGAAATGAAGTGCAACCATTAACCCACCATTTTTTTGTCAAGCCATTTTTAAGAGTATGATATAaggaagatttgattgctatttctagtaagttgtgTGGCCAGTGTtgtctactatatcctcaggccaaccaaagccttgtgagtggatttggtagacggaaactgaaagaagcccatcatatgtatgttggtgtgtttacgtccccgaaaacttgcagttcggcaagagatcaatagaataagtactaggcttacaaaagaataaatcttggggtcaatttgtttgactaaagacagtactccagcatgaccacactcaagtgactgaaacaagtaaaagaacatggAATAGATGtgaaattaatgatgataattagaaaaaaaaattcaaataacagtatatttttataaaagcaGGAAATGATACACAATATTGTTTAATTAGACTTTTTACACTGATGTGCTAATTAAGGTTGTTATACAGTAAtaggagtggaggcgcaatggcccagtggttagggcagcggactcgcggttttgattcccagaccgggcgttgtgagtgtttattgagcgaaaacacctaaaagctccacgaggctccggcagggtatggtggtgaaccctgctgtactctttcaccacaactttctctcactcttacttcttgtttctgttgtgcctgtaattcaaagggtcagccttgtcacactgtgtcacgctgaatatccacgagaactacgttaagggtacacgtgtctgtggagtgctcagccacttgcatgttaatttcacgagcaggctgttccgttgatcggatcaactggaaccctcgacgtcgtaagcgacggaatgccaacaacaatagcaataggAACAATTTCATGATTTTGTTAAATTCCAAATCAACCCTGACTGAGACTGGGTAGACATAACATGCATATTCTAGCCAagatcatcccatcttttttaccagattaatacatatataagactATATAACATCAAAAGTTTTCCAGTTGAGAACACTGAGgtttttattcaggcatagtatatCCAGGACTATATAATCCAATGTATTTTTGTCCAACTGATGTAAGCATgggaatattaaaataatgatgatgatttctacaGTTAGAAATAATATAAAGTGTCAATTTACATATCAGAAATTATCAACTTAGCTTGTTCAAATAgttttgtgaagaaaatataaaaagatttgcAAACTAACCTGAGATGTAATGCAATATTCTGGCTGCATTGTTACACTGTTGCTGTCTGTCGTATGAAAAATGTACAGTCAGAACATGTATAGCTGAGTCTTCACTATAACCTATCATAGCATGAAGAGCAATCCTTTGATTTGTATCGGGGCCACTCATGTAGGGAATACTGATTGTTGTTGATTTAAGTATTGGAAGCTTGCTAAGAATACCAATGCCTgtcaatagaaataaaaattgaaagatgttacataaattttttttttaagtgcagaaataaagaaatatatgaaccCTTTTGTTATtagatttctgttgaaatatgctacCTTTGCTtcacttaatttttaaaataactcaTCATTTTGCTggaatttggaacataaatagcatgaaattttgatgcaaggttttcatttagatcactttaaaacaggaaatttgtgtcTTAGAACAAGGGTGGTCTCAgacaggctggtatcaaaagggtgaaTCTCTTactaatctaaatatatatatatttttttttaagacagggATTATAACAGTAGTAGAATTTAGCAATTAAGAAAcaataattaagaataatttcaaatacttaatgaaaataaatgccaCTGTTTGCCAATACAATTATGTTTTTTGCAAAACTGTTTGTGCTCTATTTTAACTTTCAGAAAGAACACATTTACCCACGattaatcataaaaagaaaaaagaaaagaaaaacaagtgaaCTCAAGTTGAAGAGGCCAAACTAACTCAcaagatattttagaaaatagtctcaatattttaaaataatttctgatcTAAGTAAGATAtgaatacagatagatatatggataaaAATACTCTATCTCTGTgagcatgtcagtgtgtgtgtgagatagaaatagaaagggagagtgtgtgtgtgtgtgtgtgcctgtgtacaaaTATTATAATGACCCAACAAACTTGTACTCATCTTCAAACCCTACAACTATATTGTTATTTTGTCACAAAACTCATAATAACCTTCTCGTTCCCATCCATTCCAATAGGTGTGCCTGGGTTTCTGTACATCATTTGCAGGTTGAACAACCATCCAATTGAAGTCTGCAAGTTTCTCTTGCAGCTCCAACAACTGACTTCTAACACTGCTAGAATCCATTCGAACTTCCTGGAATGCTATCACATCAGGATTAATAGTTTCTATCTGAAgtaaaaattttttgaaaaaaatgtttaagagaaggtttttgatatacatttttacattatacattttatatacattaatcTGATATGATGAATGCAGCTATTAATACAGTTGTTCTATAACAAATACCATTCCAGATCTTGTAGATTATAATAATGGTCATACAGGAAACAGATAAATGAAACAAACGAGAGCTAATTTTAAAAGACAAAGGGGACAGTTGCAGAAATGATTATGAGAGGGAGATGgtatgtaaaacaataaaagcagtGAAGGATGTAAGTCTTTCAGGATAATCAATGAGGTGCTGAAAATACAAAGTTACATAATTGTCACATACTTAGCTAAGATCAATCAAAATAACATTATCACCTTGATGACTAGCAGCATTAATTATCAActgcatttcatatttatatatttaaaaatataaacttgcagtaaaacattatttacatttgacggatatttgtcctcatcttgtttgttgttaacacaacgttttggctgatatactctccagccttcatcaggtgtcttggggaaatttcaaacctgggttttcattcctacgccatatgcccatgggcatatggcatagtggttaagagcgtgggctactaaccccaagattccaagtttgattctaggcagtgacctgaatgataataataataataataataacattgaaaaataccttaggaatgagaacccaggttcaaaatttccccaaaacacctgatgaaggctggagggtatatcagccgaaatgatgtgttaacaacaagatgaggacaaatatccatcaaatgtaaataatgtacatagttcctcatctcttaaatatagaattgaaatAAAACAGTTGATAATGCTACTGCCAGTTTGGTTGCAACATACTGTGGCTGAATCAGCAAATATTTCCCTCATTTAGTCTCTCACAGAATTCCATCAAATTCTAGAACAAAGATTGAATACTCCTGATGTAGAAGTTCACTCTTTGAACCTCAAATATGCAATTACATTTGACTACAGTCCTGGAAGGTGCAAAACTTAGTGGCTCGTTAATTGGCAGAAACATCATTATTTTCAGCTACatgagggtcagctgaaaagttcatagcctgaccaagatactctcatggaatgtaaccaaatgtGGTATACTTTTCAACAAAGCCCTCCTTGTAACCCATACctttcttccatcagtgttgcagtgcttggattccaTTGCTGAAGAAGCTTTCATACTGTTGGTCAAAAAAGGCATCAATAGCagatattacatcatcatcactgcgatactggttcccagtcaagtgtttttcatgttggggaacagatgatagtcagatgagaCGAAATCAAGAGAATAGGGAGAGTGATCagccagtcatgcacagcagccattgaaaccaaggacttgtgtgctggagtattgtcctgatgaaacaagaccccttttgtcagttttctaaGATGTTTGTTCTTTATAGCCTTTTATAACTGCCTCAACAAGTTGCAAGTTggtatagtactctccattgatggtgtggtccttttgaagatagtcaataaacacaatgccttttgcaccTACAGATGAAATATCATTCGCCTTCTTCAGACCAGATGAGGAGAGATGTTTCCACTGCATAGATTGTCTCTGGCTCAGtaatgaagccaacactcatcctgagtTAGGAAACCTTCAAGGAAatcagctggatctgcctcaaacaatgtcagatttttctgtaatgtgatcagcctggtgtgctttttGATCAGGAGTTATAAATGGCACCCACTAAACAGAAACCTTCATTATGCTAAgctcattgtgcagaatattctctgCTCTCTCagaggatatgctaatagcattggcatttgatttatagtcaatcacctgtcatccatcactatGTAGTGAACGtgatcaatgttttctttggtggtggtggcagttgcaggacgtccagactttgggtcatcttcaagactttcCCATCCCCTTCTAAATTCAACaacccacttttgcactgttaatAAAGCTAGAGCATCATCCCTTAAATGTAGCAACCACGTCAGCATGAATGTTCTTGGGAACGAAACCCTTTTTATGCAGGTAtttgataacaccatgatgccaaattttatccattttcaacagaagtcgctactagttagtTTTGAAGTCTTCTTGGAAGTCAGGTGTCAGTTTGCCAGGGAAGAAATATTTCGGTTATTAATAAGaatagttgaaattaatgcatgtaagatttcacaactctagcatcactccttcataatcaGCCGCATTGAGCCTTTCAGCTCACTCTCGTAATTGTTAACATTCAATGATTTAGTAGAATATACCCTCGtctgtatttattataaattacacCAAAATGAAATCTCAAAACATCAAGATGTTTGGGGATCTCATTACTAGGTGTCGTTTTAACTCGAAGCAATGCTCAGCAATCTGTTTTTGATTCCTTACAGGCTGTCTTAAgctaaaaacaatatgaaatatttcaaaatacgaAATAAGGGATCATTATTCGAAAATGATATTGTCGCAAACAACACGCATAAGAAAATAATTGCATGTTTTATAAGTAAACCTAACAGAAAATAAATCTGGGAGTATGAGCTCTGGGACAAGCAGTCTTAGAGATCTGGTCTAATTAACCCTGTTGacttaacaagaaacaagatgagtaatgtttttgtgtgtggtgcgtgcgcgcgcgcgaatgACGCAGTGCCCACTCGATCCCCTTTTGAGAATATTTCTGATTCCTTTAcattttgattaaaaataaaacaaatcgacttaaaacaaacaatatatatatatatacacaaaacaataaagaGACTAAtacatcttcaaatttttcttcaaGCGTTAATTATGCTTCCAATTGTTGTAGAGTTAAATCCCCAAAAATATCCATGATCCAGCGAAGCGAATCCGGATTTACCCATCAGATGAATTACAGTGGGGATTGCTCACCCTAAGCGATCCCTAC
This genomic interval from Octopus bimaculoides isolate UCB-OBI-ISO-001 chromosome 4, ASM119413v2, whole genome shotgun sequence contains the following:
- the LOC106882624 gene encoding uncharacterized protein LOC106882624 isoform X2, coding for MVYYLHYAMSRFSLTILVLSVIFHCTLSLKVATYNLWNIMFNWEVRKMRVIEMIETINPDVIAFQEVRMDSSSVRSQLLELQEKLADFNWMVVQPANDVQKPRHTYWNGWEREGIGILSKLPILKSTTISIPYMSGPDTNQRIALHAMIGYSEDSAIHVLTVHFSYDRQQQCNNAARILHYISEKELENVVLLGDFNTYQDFEWPLEVFTDTEIRPENSCFDMVRADAKGPNTILADVWSVHAADKLSGFTFSNMPTPGYESRPDRILVSKSFKILSCNLHGNDQRKYYFT